Genomic segment of Marmota flaviventris isolate mMarFla1 chromosome 4, mMarFla1.hap1, whole genome shotgun sequence:
gCACTgataaaaacattagaaaatactAGAAGACTCGGGATGACCAGATAAAAGAAAGTCTGAGAGAAGACAGTTGGCAGGGAAGCTGGGGTGGAGAATGACTCAACAGATGCTTGAGAGAGACAGATAACTCACCATACAAAGAGCTGAAGAGAATGGAGGCAGAGAGCAGTGTTTGGTTATTTTATGATCCTTGCCATCATCATCTTTTAGCAGTTGACAGAcatgataactttatttatttgtttttatgtggtgctgaggattgaacccagtgcctcccacctgctaggcaagcactctgccacagagccacaatcccagctccattttctaagatttttaaagtaatacCTGTATTAATcacctttgcattttttttttctactggggaatgaactctggggcacttaacaactcacCCCTGAAagcgggtctcactgagttgcttagggccttaataaattgctgaggctacctttgaactcatgatccttctgctgcagcctcctgagctgctgggattataggcatgcaccactgtgctcagctcacCTTTGTGTTTGACCTTAAGTTGGTTTTTGTTTGGATGCAACAGAGCAGACAAGTGTGGAGACAGGGCAGAGGTTGTGAAGGGCTTACCTGTATTTGGATTTCAAATGATTCTTGAAATACTATAGTGAATGACCAAAACCAATAACTGGATACTAGCAAAGACCGAGTTACTAATGattaatttgctttctcataaccAAAGTGAACTGTTGGAGAGGGGGAAATAACTGTGAGTAGATCTACAATGGGAGAAGGACTTAGGGGGAGGGCAGAGATAATGAGAAGATAGGACACTCAATCAAGACTCAAAAAATAACATCTCCAGGGCCTCTGTCAGGAACCTCAGGACTGAGTGCAGAATTCAGCTCCATCACAGCACCTGGAATGCTTGCTGACCTAGAGGAGAAATTTTCTGGCTTTATTCTGGACAGTTGTGGCCTCTGTGTTCCATGATCCACGCAGAAATCACTCATTTGCTCCAAAATACCCTGTCACATTATTCAGATTGATGAATGCTGAGCTTCTCTACAAATCTGAATCAGTTGTGCTTTACTTGAATATAGAACACGGTCTCTGGTGCCATCTATGTTTTCTAAGCAGTATTGCTTCATCACATCTGAAAACTGAAAACCAAGTAGATCACAGGTATCAGGAAACAAGTGCTCTCCATCTACTTAGAAATAGAAGATGATAGAATTCCAAAAGGGTTCTACTAATCCTTAAAATGGGGGTCTCTATTCTTACCTTGGCAAGTCAAGAGCTTCTGCCTATGGGATGTAAATGTTCTCTAAAATGAAGTTACAGGGGTCGATAGGGACCAAATCTGGGTTGAAATGTTGTTACTGAGTAGGATGAGGTTATATTCAACCCAGGACAGGATTTGGTGACTATTGGCATGAACTGTAATTAACACTTTCTTGTGAAGAAGGGCTTTAGGGGTTGGCTATCActctttccattgctgtgatcTTGCCTTGTTTTTTCTCTATAGATCCTCACCAGAGACTCTGTGACTACTCAGGTGGATGGAGTTGTCTACTACAGAATCTACAGTGCTGTCTCAGCAGTGGCTAATGTCAACGACGTTCACCAAGCCACGTTTCTGCTGGCTCAGACCACTCTGAGAAATGTCTTAGGGACACAGACCTTGTCTCAGATCTTAGCAGGGCGAGAAGAGATTGCCCACAGCATCCAGGTGAGGACTCCAAGAACTAATACCCTGCACCATAGTTAATTTTTCCTAATTATCAGAGACTATCGATGTACCCCCTCAATGTGTGttaacacacaccacacacacacacacacacacacacacacacacaccacacagagCTATGCTAGAGAGGTGGGGTTCTATTGGtgattttgtttacttattacAAGGCATAGACTTAAATATCTGGGTGGGAGAAAGGAGCTATGAGAATTGTAcccctttccccctttctttgGAATTCACAATCACAGATTAACGTTGTACCTTTTATGAGAAGGTTAGAGACCAGACTTATTTTCAGTTTAGATTACTCCAGAGGAAGTATAGCCATTTCCCAGGCAGCCCCTATATTCCTACATTTTAGTGGGGTGTGGAAGTCAGAAGAGGATTAATCTGAGACAGCAGAGATATGCCTTGTCTGAAAAGATTTACATCATGGCACCAATATCAATAACAAGATTAATGATACtgatcatcatcattattgtaataatgataatagggacttcatttttaaaggaatggTAGAACGCTTCTGGAATCCTACCATCTTTAATTTCTAAATAGATATAGAACACTTGTTTTCCTGATACCTGTAATCCAGATTGCAGGTAGCAAGATGGAGCAGGTATGACCTCATTTCTTGTATATTCTAGTTTATAAAttacatttctgtattttcttaacTTGGTTGCATTTTGATTCTCAGCTTTCTTTCTGTAAGTTAGGACTTGGGTCATTCTTAGCCTCTTGTGCCAAGACCTCATGGTTTTATGAGGTGATGACAATTCTGCATGACAGGTCCCCATCTCCTTTCTAAGAACCTGCTGAGTTTGACAACTCAAATGTTTCCCATTTAAAGCCAGGTCACTAGCTTCTCGTGAGGTCTCATCAACTCTTGGTGTCCTTCAGAACCCACAGAAGGGAAAGGCACTCTTGTCCTTTCTTCCCCAGGACAACCAGTTAGATGTCTTTCAGAGTTTTAAGGTTTTACAAAGGGCAAGAATATCTTTACTGTAAGCTTCTTTAAAAATGCACCCTAAAAATAtgtcctactttaaaaaaaaaaaagaaaacacatcttGTTACTTGTTTAAAACTGGTCATCAGAGAGGGATTAAAGAGAGTAAGATAAATAATAGCTTGAAAAGTACCCAATAATAATATCCACTGAGTCATTGCTAAGTATTGATAGATACTTCATATGTATTATCTCAAAGCCTCACACGAATCCTCATGACAGTCCAGACAGGGACtgtttataggtgagaaaactgagaatcagagaggttaagaagcTAGTCCTGTGATTCATAGCTgcaaatggcagagccaggacaaAATTCAAGCCTCTCTGAAAAGCTCACCCATTGCTGTCTGCTTGATATCAGTGACAGCGGATCTGAGGCATTGTTCCCAATCCCCATCATATACTGATATCATACGCTGATGTCCTGCGGGACGGTTGTGGGGTGGGTCCTTCTGGTAGACAACTCACTGAATTTATTAGGATTTGTTCATGAAGCCTTCAAGGGATTCACTTCAATTCCAAGAAGGGATCCATAGGTTTGGGAAGAATTACCTTCCCAAAACATACCAGAAACTTAACATCAAGTCACCTGTCTTCtgatcagtttcttttcttttgatcgGCAAACAGACCTTGCTTGATGATGCCACGGAGCTGTGGGGGATCCGGGTGGCCCGAGTGGAAATCAAAGATGTCCGGATTCCTGTGCAGTTGCAGAGATCCATGGCTGCTGAGGCCGAGGCCACACGGGAAGCCAGGGCCAGGGTAAGGGCCACTCCATGTACATGACGAGGGGAGGCTCCTGGTGCTGGGGCAGACAAAGATGGAGCTGAACAGAAGATCAGGGTTGctctgttatttttaaagaaaggcttTGTTCACAGATTTAATGAGAATTTCTTTCGATCTGAAGGTAATGAGCATAGCAACAGGTCAAGAGGATGCTCAGCAACATGTTGAACAATTAGCAATGTGGGGCCCAATGCTGGCTGCACCCCAGAGTCTCCTAGAGAACATAGCAAAACACTTCAGCTCCAGTGAAGCAGAATCTGGGCCGGGTTCAGGGACCAGCCTTTGTATAAAGCTGGTGTTTCAGATGTAGCCGGCGTGTTGCCTGTCTTGTGAACACCATTGTTTTGGTGTGTTTCATGATACTGGATTCAAAGGGAGTAATCAAACACAACCCAGGTTAGAATTACTAAATGTAACTCCACTCTTTCCCCCGAATGTCCTTGAATCGGTTGGATCTGTAGTCTTTGTGTTGATGGATTTCCTGAAGCATCAGAAACCAAGTGAAATCAGAAACCTTCAAGTACCCTCATGGGAATCTTACTTGTGAGCTGACGAAGGTTGTTTTCTCTGTCCTTATCCATCCCGTACTTTGGTTTAATCTGCTGAGTTCCAGCAGCTTCCTAGCAGAGACTTGGCAACGATGGACAAGACATCACTCTCCCACGGATAGCGGGTACCCACCCTGGGGGTGATTAAGCTTGGCCAAGTTGTTCTTGGGCAGTCTGAGAACTAGGAAAGCAGAGTATGAAGAGAGTCCCAGGCTGGCACTTTTTACTACTTGTAATCAAGAGCTCAGAGAACTGAGAACAATTCCTGAATTGTAAGAATGAGACTAGGTTGGCAATAGAATGAAATAACAACATCTTGTGTGATAAGTGAAAAACAGCAAAAACCTGGTTGGAGCCCTTGGATTTTAGGCTTCTCTAAAACTGAATGCAATAGGCAGTGAGGCCCCTACAGGCTTTAAGAGCATTCCTAGGATGGATGGCCAAGTATTTATTTGTGTTAAAGAGAgggctttcatttttgtttgaaaatggAATCTAGGTAGTCATAGTTTGTAAAACATCTATTCTGACACTGTGCAACCTCCTCCTCAATTTCTCCATTCATCATAGGATGTGACACTCTAATCCTAcccaaaagcaaaggaaacatgTATGGCAAAGCAGGGGGCTGGGCGACCTATATCAGCACAgacccagaaaaagaaaactctagtCACATctgtaaatgtttatttctgtcattttagGTCCTGGCAGCAGAAGGGGAAATGAATGCTTCTAAATCTCTGAAGTCGGCCTCTATGGTGTTGGCCGAGTCCCCCATAGCCCTTCAGCTGCGTTACCTGCAGACCTTAACCACTGTAGCCACCGAGAAGAATTCCACCATTGTATTTCCTCTGCCCATGAACATACTGGAGGGCATTGGTGGTATCAGCTATGACAATAACCACAAGAAGGTTAATGACAGAGCCTGAGGTCCTCCTGAGGTAGCCAGTCCATTGCTTAGAGAGTTCTTTGAATCCTGTGGGGGAAGCCAGCAGTTAGAGGCAGTGAAAATTATAGCATTATTCATGCCACAGTCACTCCAGAGCTGGAATAATTAGAAGGGAAAATGTGTAGgggctattaaaaaaaataaaaaggaaaatgagggttgtatattagaaataaaacataagcAACTTTGCAACATTCTTATATTATTAGTTAATAGTCATTCTGAGTTATAGCAGGAACTTTCTCACAGTAGGGAAGGAAATCATTGGTTACTGTGACCAAGATGCAAAATTACTttctaattgttttaaaaagaagtacTCTAGATCACTTGTAAAGTAAAACAAGTCTCATGTGCATACCATGTCTAAAGTAATTACTTGCTATATCTCTGATAGTTGCAGGAAAACCCCTCAATGCTAAAAATTATGATTGACTTtgatattaaagataaaaaacatCGGCTGCAAACACGGCCTGGCCCCACAGGACAAATTGCACTCAGCTCAGGGCACCAGATCTGTGGCTGCAATGCAGGTCCTGCTGGGAGTGTTGGCCAATCCCCAGCCTCCCAGCACAGTTGTCAGAGGGCCGAAGAAGACCCAGTTAGGTGGACCCTCCTGTCAATCATTTGCTTTCAAGTGAGATGGCTTATAAAAGGCTTCAGAGGTGGAACCGCTGGAGAGCTTGTCCTTTGAAGTTCATGTTTCCATTCTGCTGTTAGTCTCAAGAGTCACTCATACCCCAGAATTATTGGCAAACTACACCATTCCCCCTTCACCAAAGAACCTGCTACAAATAAAGAAGTCATAGcatgtgaatatacttaaaaaCAATGCTTTGTTGGAGGTTATTTTGCTGTCAAGGTGTAATTTTCTTTGGGGATGAGGTTTGAGAAATGGgctacaatttattttattttatttttttacagattcatttgttattttcctaCAGCAGTGCATATTCATACACACAGGTACAACTTCACAACTTGGGTATAAacaggaaaagttttatttttttaaaatttttttttgaatttttaatatttattttagttttcgggggacacaacatctttgtttgtatgtggtgctgaggattgaacgcgggccgcacgcatgccaggtgagcgcgctactgctggagccacatccccagccccaacaggaAAAGTTTTAAATGTTCCATTTTATTGACCACTTTGTGTTACACTGAATTCTGCCCTTTGGGGCTGCcaagaaatatctttattttacagaggagaaagtGATGTTAAGAGGTTAAAAATCACTTGTCCAGGGACCCTCAGTCAGTGAACGTTGgaccagaatttttaaaaatccaggtcTCAATTGAAAGTCTTGGCTCTTACACATCATCGGGTTTTACTTGGGGAAGTGGGGTGAGGGATAGAGGCCTCCAATTCCCTTTCTTGCCTTTAATACCAAACTTCTAAGTTCTGGAAGTGCAGTCACCACCGCAGTACCCTGGACTACACATGCATGTGTACAAACACAACTTCCGTGGTGCTTCACTGTCTTTTTCACACTCTACACCCTCCATGTAACCTCTGGCCCTCACTTTCCTGCTCCCATCACTTCCCCAGCCTCTCCTCATTCAGATCCTGTCAGGACCCAGGCACTAACTGCATATGAATGCAAAATGAGGATCATACTCCACCTTTGGTTTCATaacctatgttttatttttccccaaacgATATGATATTTGGATAATCCTCATTTTCTGAATCTTGTAGTAGATCCTCTTGGCTGTGAATCCAACACTCATTCTTAACTCACTGAggttagtatttttttcttctagactCATTACTTGCATTGTAACAGGAGTTGAGAACTTAAGTGCATAGGCAAGAATCTAAGGTGGGTCACCCACATCAGCCAGAATCCAAGTCCATAGAGTTATGACTCTTGTCTTAGTTGACTTTAGCATTGCTgcgaccaaaatacctgacatgaacTACTTAGAatagggaaagtttatttggggatcactgcttcagaggtctcagtccataaatagCTAACTCTATTGCCCTGGGCCCAAGGTCAggcagccatgccccacctgcataaagttaccacccagtgagtccattcaaagtaggacAGATTATAGCTttcataatcaaatcattttacttctgaatattcctgcattaacaggagcttttgggggacacctcatagctAAACTACCTAAACATTGCCTAAACACTTAATTGGTGCCCCTACAACTAAAGAACAATGGTGCAGACCCTGAGAGCCAGCTGAGGGGGTGGGGATCCTATTTATACAACAAAATTTTGCTGGTCCTTGTAAATGTCTCTTCTTAGTCTTGTTCCATAGATAAGTTGTTGCTCCTTTTTCGGCTTCAGTGATTTACATTGAAATGCAAATCTTTGCTGACGATGTACAGAAAATTGTAAATTAGTGGTTCTTGGTGGAGATAAACAACATTTTTTCACTCACTGGAACTTCTTTTTCAAAACCCACaaccagtaaacacacacacacacacacagatacacccccccccgccccccaaacaAATAATGCCCAGTCTGTTTGCATCTCACGTACATTGAGATGGGGTTTGGAGCATGAGAGCTATATCAGAATATTTGGAGCAGTGACAGATGTAGCTCAAAAACTTCCTAGAAAATTCAAGTCACTCCATCCTTTCCAACATCAAGCCTTATTAGTTCTTTAGTGCATTTTTCAACAGATGATTTGTTATATTACTAAAGGCTGACTGAAGAAGCGTCCCCTGAAAGTTAGTATATTTGGGGACCATGGCTTATAGAAAAACCAGAAAAGGCAGAGGTCTTGGAATGTGAATGCCAAGGATGATGTTCAAAACAGTCACCTCCTCACTGCCACCCACAGAATAAGGCTAAAATCCTTTTCCTCTGGAGGTTGGGGCAAGGCCAGGAGGGAAAATAGTagattgtaagggtaaaagaaattgaagttaaagcgtaaaagttaaagggtaaaagaccgggtgttgtaaagtttctaagctgcaaggtctgagttaaaatgtaaaggattaggtattgttaggtatctatgctacctgcaaaacctgaaatttctgtagctgttgagacaatgcttggaactgcccagtaaatatttcccctgactattggttgtttaataagggctctgtgtggtcgcacgtaggcattgcagggcctggaccaatcagtttaaatgtaaccccctccttaggaatgacctatcactccagcctgacctgttcccgccaatgaatgaaccaatcatgtttaggagttgttattcaattttcccgcgcctaatgatgatttgttctgatgtatacaaagccctccgccctccccaaaaagtgtacttaagcagtgctcagcccctgcttggggctctgggctgctttcccttcttgagtgggcacagagccccagcatgctggttcaataaatccccttttgccaattgcatgagtggtcacttggtggtctctttctccgacatttcgcgGGATCCTTACAGATGACCCTCTTAGAGAGAGAAAAGTGGCTACTCCTAGTAATGCAACTGTGGAACCCAAAGTCATTCCATCAGTATTGAAGTTAGTGCAGATAAGCTCCCTCAGTTGTTTCCTGTTTTGACAGCAGGGATGGCTGGGCCCTGGCTGCAATGCTGAAGCGGGTTTGAGGCCCCAGGACTCACAGAGCTAGAGGGAAATAGCAGGGCTTTCTTAGTCTCTCTGGGCTGCCTCAATACCATAAAcaggtggcttataaacaacagaaattcatttctcataattctggaggctagaaagtaTAAGATAAATACAAGAGTTTGATGAGGCCCTATTATCTGGTTCATAGATGGTGCCTTGTccctctgtcttcacatggtggaaggaaTAAAGCACCCCTCTGGGTGTCTTATATAAAAGCACCAATGATAATAAAGGCTCTGCCTGTGTGGTCTAATCGAAGGTCCCAGCTGCTACTACCATCACcttgagggttaggatttaaaGATCTGAATTCTAAGGTGGCATGGATattcagaacacacacacacacacacacacacacacacacatacacacacactacttACCAATTGAATGTCATTTGTGATAAATGTTCACTTCAAGGGGACCTGAGCTTCCAGAAGACAATGGAAGGTCACTGAGGAACTGTGATGAGGCAGAGGTTACAGAAAAAGTTCTCTGGACTAGGAGCAGCGTTGATCAAATCTGGGAAAAAACCTTGGCTGTCACCCAATCCAGCCATTATTTTTAAAGCCT
This window contains:
- the Stoml3 gene encoding stomatin-like protein 3, coding for MGYVTKGLLLSHFLGIYKKQLGVCGWILFSLSFLLMIITFPISIWMCLKIIKEYERAVVFRLGRIQADKAKGPGLILVLPCIDVFVKVDLRTVTCNIPPQEILTRDSVTTQVDGVVYYRIYSAVSAVANVNDVHQATFLLAQTTLRNVLGTQTLSQILAGREEIAHSIQTLLDDATELWGIRVARVEIKDVRIPVQLQRSMAAEAEATREARARVLAAEGEMNASKSLKSASMVLAESPIALQLRYLQTLTTVATEKNSTIVFPLPMNILEGIGGISYDNNHKKVNDRA